One genomic region from Phragmites australis chromosome 1, lpPhrAust1.1, whole genome shotgun sequence encodes:
- the LOC133915738 gene encoding uncharacterized protein YNL011C yields the protein MALVACPLFISTPPPTSASGILGGCCSPLPRAPRSAASRGRLRRRAMAAHGGEHSTTSGGGVSSAPPSLLVFSGGTAFNGVVEELKRVTTRVAHVLPVSDDGGSTAEIVRVLGGPAVGDIRSRCLRLSDESTSEALSVRILLGHRLPLDPSEAKLEWHRIVEGDHSLWDGVSRPYRETIRAFLVYFHNEILRRSADMFCFTNGSIGNFFFAGARIFFQSLDAAIFLFSRVSQIPAESLVLPVISTNDRLTLGCELWDGTIIRGQNEISHPSNGRREVVNKDCNSCTALPSRIKRVFYMSSEGSNLLHEVFPEANHTVLEQLSKVDCIVYAMGSLFTSVCPSLVLCGIGETIASRSIPKVLLLNGSHDRETAGLSASGFVTAITDSLNRTYGDPHKSLKNRPNDYVNAILVPEGGQVPLDVENLASQGIFHVVTVESIHDTKVGVIFDPRSLIQALTSLISEHMHMRLTEPEHLTENVKSLS from the exons ATGGCGCTCGTCGCGTGCCCGCTCTTCATAAGCACGCCGCCCCCCACTTCCGCTTCCGGAATCCTCGGCGGCTGCTGCTCCCCTCTCCCCCGCGCGCCGAGATCCGCTGCCTCCCGGGGgcgtctccgccgccgcgccatGGCCGCCCACGGAGGCGAACACTCTACTACCTCCGGCGGCGGCGTTTCCTCCGCGCCCCCGTCGCTGCTTGTCTTCTCAG GCGGGACAGCATTTAATGGTGTTGTTGAAGAGCTGAAGAGAGTCACTACTAGAGTTGCGCATGTTCTCCCTGTCTCTGATGATGGTGGAAGCACAGCTGAGATTGTGCGTGTTCTTG GTGGACCTGCTGTGGGAGACATAAGATCAAGATGTTTGAGATTGTCTGATGAAAGCACTTCCGAAGCCCTTTCTGTTCGGATATTGCTTGGGCATCGGTTGCCTCTTGATCCTTCAGAAGCAAAGTTGGAGTG GCACCGGATTGTAGAAGGAGACCACTCTTTATGGGATGGAGTCTCTCGTCCATACAGGGAAACAATTCGTGCATTTTTGGTCTACTTTCACAATGAG aTCCTTCGACGATCAGCTGACATGTTTTGCTTCACCAATGGCAG CATTGGGAATTTCTTTTTTGCTGGGGCACGCATATTCTTCCAGTCTTTGGATGctgcaatttttttgttttcacgCGTATCACAAATCCCTGCAGAAAGTCTTGTGCTTCCTGTTATATCCACAAATGACAGACTTACTCTGGGATGCGAACTATGG GATGGCACTATCATTCGTGGCCAAAATGAAATATCACATCCAAGCAATGGACGTCGAGAAGTTGTCAACAAG GATTGTAATTCATGTACTGCACTTCCTTCAAGGATCAAGCGTGTGTTTTACATGTCAAGTGAAGGTAGCAACCTATTGCATGAG GTTTTCCCTGAAGCTAACCATACAGTTTTAGAGCAGTTAAGTAAGGTGGACTGCATTGTCTATGCTATGGGATCACTCTTTACATCAGTCTGTCCATCACTG GTATTGTGTGGCATTGGTGAGACTATAGCATCGAGATCCATTCCCAAG GTACTTCTTCTAAATGGATCACATGACAGAGAGACTGCTGGGCTGTCTGCTTCTGGCTTTGTCACTGCAATTACTGATTCTCTAAACAGAACGTATGGAGATCCTCACAAAAGCCTGAAGAATCGT CCCAACGACTACGTAAATGCTATATTGGTTCCAGAAGGGGGCCAAGTTCCTTTAGATGTTGAAAATTTGGCTTCTCAAGGAATCTTTCATGTG GTAACTGTGGAGTCTATACATGACACAAAGGTGGGTGTCATATTTGATCCACGATCATTAATCCAAGCTCTGACCAGTCTGATATCTGAACACATGCACATGCGTCTCACAGAACCTGAACATCTAACAGAAAATGTAAAATCTCTAAGTTGA
- the LOC133915757 gene encoding protein trichome birefringence-like 1 has product MDSLRPALSMSSKKQALATSLCSLACLFLLSAGLLLAVGSHQFQAPWGRFARVQKAPAPPLGRGHHDVVAAPARDAGAGDLDGDQEEDAGPAPAPVPAGEEDGECDMFDGAWVRDDAAGYPLYEAAECPFQSDQVACRRNGRPDSGYEQWRWRPRGCGSRTRLGGAESLELCQDKRLVFVGDSLNRNMWESLACILYAAVPDRSRTRIIEDAGAEIFRAMDYNCSVEFYWSPFLVKLETKDDQSRALKLDQLPAMLQRTMGADVLVFNTGHWWTHTGKLRAWDHLERDGKMVEMTGEEAFNRALRTWARWVDHNVDPSRTRVFFRSVSPEHKSVSWCYNQTSPISNGTVAPWFPKSLVSIVERNIKSMRTPVTYLNITHLSELRIDAHPSVYTINQEGKPLNTEQLQQPIKYADCSHWCLPGLPDTWNVLLLASLMRPPTNVHLLG; this is encoded by the exons ATGGACTCCCTCAGGCCTGCCCTCTCCATGTCGTCCAAGAAACAGGCCCTCGCCACCTCCCTGTGCTCCCTCGCctgcctcttcctcctctccgccggcctcctcctcgccgtcggctCTCACCAGTTCCAGGCGCCGTGGGGCCGCTTCGCCAGGGTGCAGAAAGCCCCGGCGCCGCCTCTTGGTCGTGGTCACCATGACGTTGTGGCTGCGCCGGCGCGCGACGCGGGAGCGGGCGACCTTGACGGGGATCAGGAAGAGGATGCTGGccctgcgccggcgccggtgccgGCTGGGGAGGAGGACGGGGAGTGCGACATGTTCGACGGGGCGTGGGTGCGCGACGACGCGGCGGGGTACCCGCTGTACGAGGCCGCGGAGTGCCCGTTCCAGAGCGACCAGGTGGCGTGCCGGCGTAAcggccggccggactccggctaCGAGCAGTGGCGGTGGCGGCCCAGAGGGTGCGGCAGCCGCACGAG GCTCGGCGGCGCGGAGTCGCTGGAGCTGTGCCAGGACAAGCGGCTGGTGTTCGTCGGCGACTCGTTGAACCGCAACATGTGGGAGTCGCTCGCCTGCATCCTCTACGCGGCGGTGCCCGACCGGTCACGGACGCGCATCATTGAGGACGCGGGCGCCGAGATCTTCCGCGCCATG GACTACAACTGCTCCGTGGAGTTCTACTGGAGCCCGTTCCTCGTGAAGCTCGAAACCAAGGACGACCAGTCCAGGGCGCTCAAGCTGGACCAGCTGCCGGCCATGTTGCAGCGCACGATGGGCGCGGACGTTCTCGTCTTCAACACCGGCCACTGGTGGACTCACACCGGCAAGCTCAGGGC GTGGGACCATCTCGAGAGGGACGGGAAGATGGTCGAGATGACAGGAGAGGAGGCCTTCAACAGAGCCTTGAGGACTTGGGCTAGGTGGGTCGATCACAACGTAGATCCGAGCAGAACAAGGGTCTTCTTCCGGAGTGTCTCCCCTGAACACAAGAG TGTAAGCTGGTGCTATAACCAGACATCTCCAATCTCCAACGGAACAGTCGCTCCATGGTTTCCCAAAAGCTTGGTATCCATCGTCGAGAGGAACATAAAAAGCATGAGAACGCCTGTTACATATTTGAACATCACCCACCTCTCGGAGCTCCGGATCGACGCGCACCCATCAGTTTACACCATCAACCAGGAAGGGAAGCCACTGAACACGGAGCAGCTGCAACAGCCGATCAAATATGCCGACTGCAGCCACTGGTGCCTACCAGGGCTACCCGATACCTGGAATGTGCTTTTACTTGCCTCCTTGATGAGACCTCCCACTAATGTACACTTGCTAGGATGA
- the LOC133915765 gene encoding UBP1-associated protein 2C-like, with protein sequence MDHFSKKRKPDENGASPAGGAAALGLTRDDVLRLLEPLSRDQLADIAAAAALVSVAALDAVRAAADRDPALRKLFVRGLGWETTSDSLRAIFSAYGDLEEAVVITDKSTGRSKGYGFVTFRHADSAVLALKEPSKKIDGRMTVTQLAAAGAAGGPSGGAAGSGGAPPADVSLRKIFVGNVPADMPSDRLLSHFAAYGEIEEGPLGFDKQTGKFRGFALFVYKTPEGAQASLVDSVKVIDGHQLVCKLAIEGKKGKQAQPQQSGPAAQQQQQQMLQGGPQDMPGSGLGLGGPQMGAQYGGPGSGMPSFGAFGGVGGGLGGPNPYGNLPSSMGGGGAGGLGSLGSQMPSGAGAYGAGGLGGGSFGGSSQFGAAGMGAYGGLGMGGASQLYRMQQGAGGMPSGGYGEGGNYPLPGSGFRGQDTQAGMSPGPVGRAPPMYPNVPPYF encoded by the coding sequence ATGGATCACTTCTCCAAGAAGCGGAAGCCCGATGAGAACGGCGCTTCCCCCgccggcggggccgccgcgctgGGCCTCACCCGCGACGACGTACTCCGCCTCCTCGAGCCGCTCTCCCGGGACCAGCTCGCCGAcatcgccgcggcggcggcgctcgtcTCGGTCGCCGCGCTCGACGCCGTCCGCGCGGCCGCCGACCGCGACCCGGCCCTCCGCAAGCTCTTCGTGCGCGGGCTAGGCTGGGAGACCACCTCCGACTCGCTCCGCGCCATCTTCTCCGCCTACGGTGACCTCGAGGAGGCCGTCGTCATCACCGACAAGTCCACAGGCCGGTCCAAAGGCTACGGGTTCGTCACCTTCCGCCACGCCGACTCCGCCGTCCTCGCCCTCAAGGAGCCATCCAAGAAGATCGACGGCCGGATGACCGTCACGCAGcttgccgccgccggcgcggccggcgGGCCGTCCGGTGGggccgccggcagcggcggggcTCCCCCGGCTGACGTGTCCCTCCGGAAGATCTTTGTTGGGAACGTCCCTGCCGATATGCCATCCGATCGCCTCCTCTCGCACTTCGCTGCCTATGGCGAGATCGAGGAGGGGCCGCTGGGGTTCGACAAGCAGACGGGCAAGTTCCGTGGCTTTGCGCTCTTCGTGTACAAGACACCTGAGGGTGCGCAGGCCTCACTAGTGGACTCGGTGAAGGTGATTGACGGCCACCAACTTGTATGCAAGCTTGCAATAGAAGGGAAGAAGGGGAAACAGGCACAACCACAGCAATCCGGGCCTGCcgcccagcagcagcagcagcagatgctGCAGGGTGGCCCGCAGGACATGCCGGGTTCTGGGCTTGGGCTTGGTGGGCCACAGATGGGTGCGCAGTATGGTGGCCCTGGGAGTGGTATGCCCTCGTTCGGTGCATTTGGTGGTGTTGGCGGCGGGCTCGGAGGTCCAAACCCTTATGGAAACTTGCCATCTTCTATGGGTGGAGGTGGTGCGGGTGGTTTAGGGTCGTTGGGAAGCCAGATGCCTTCCGGGGCTGGCGCATATGGTGCTGGGGGATTGGGTGGTGGCTCTTTTGGTGGATCATCTCAATTTGGTGCTGCTGGGATGGGGGCTTATGGCGGCCTAGGAATGGGAGGAGCTTCACAGCTGTACCGCATGCAACAGGGAGCAGGTGGGATGCCTTCAGGCGGCTATGGTGAGGGTGGGAACTACCCTCTTCCAGGATCTGGTTTCCGGGGTCAGGACACTCAAGCTGGGATGTCACCTGGGCCAGTTGGCAGGGCTCCTCCTATGTACCCCAACGTGCCGCCTTACTTCTAA